The proteins below are encoded in one region of Sulfolobus sp. A20:
- a CDS encoding energy-coupling factor transporter transmembrane protein EcfT — MNPVIQQLVSWILFLYGSVIPALIVLLLIGIKGFVEITRYENGKSFYYKLNPLTKIVFGIIVMIVASVTVWWIGAILTLVLLLSYLTLNDGKRKFMYAFYLFLSTVIGGTWSVAPYTTYSVLQLAGLSGNTIIWTWPTYFEFFGYEPYLTLQQLIYGVQVSFRIAAVITASLILILTTTASDLFRMFNKIRVPLPITFALTVAFTTVPKIFDLIDTSVKMQFLRGFGYGKPFFLRPFYLLIAAILAIPPTIIYLARNARNLAISVDTRGFRAYNSRTSLVEIPFTKYDEIMWGVIILLIVLAVLANVLGFGRTIPYTGL; from the coding sequence ATTAACCCTGTAATTCAACAATTAGTGAGCTGGATATTGTTCCTTTATGGATCAGTCATTCCTGCTTTAATAGTACTATTACTAATAGGAATTAAGGGTTTTGTGGAAATAACGAGGTATGAGAATGGTAAGTCATTTTATTACAAATTAAACCCATTGACAAAGATTGTTTTTGGAATTATCGTCATGATAGTTGCTTCAGTAACAGTTTGGTGGATAGGAGCTATTCTAACTTTGGTATTATTATTATCTTATTTAACATTAAATGACGGTAAGAGGAAATTCATGTATGCCTTTTATTTGTTCCTGTCAACCGTAATAGGAGGTACGTGGTCTGTGGCACCATATACTACCTACTCTGTATTACAATTGGCTGGATTAAGCGGAAATACGATAATTTGGACTTGGCCAACTTATTTTGAATTCTTTGGCTATGAACCATATTTAACTCTTCAACAGTTGATTTATGGTGTACAAGTTTCCTTTAGAATAGCTGCAGTAATAACAGCGTCTCTGATACTAATCCTTACCACTACTGCTTCTGACCTCTTTAGGATGTTTAATAAGATTAGAGTTCCATTACCTATTACTTTCGCCTTAACTGTAGCGTTTACAACAGTTCCAAAAATCTTCGACCTAATCGATACTTCCGTTAAGATGCAATTCTTAAGAGGTTTTGGATACGGTAAGCCGTTTTTCCTGAGACCGTTCTACTTATTAATAGCTGCGATTCTGGCTATCCCTCCAACGATAATATATTTGGCGAGGAATGCTAGGAATTTAGCTATTTCCGTAGACACTAGGGGATTTAGGGCTTATAATAGTAGGACTAGCCTAGTTGAAATACCTTTCACTAAGTACGATGAAATTATGTGGGGGGTAATAATATTGCTAATTGTCCTAGCCGTTTTGGCTAATGTACTAGGATTTGGTAGGACAATCCCATATACTGGG
- a CDS encoding ABC transporter ATP-binding protein: protein MKFVEVKNLSITYLGNIRPSLTVDHLEIEEGEAVLIVGRSGSGKSTLVNAINGVIPHLIRAEEKGEVVVFGNDVKTTPIHKMSKYVGTLLQDPESQVFNYKVIDEVAFGPENLMYPPMEIKERVYKSLKVTGITHLAEREISKLSGGELQRTVLASILALDPKALILDEPTSNIDPEGTKQVFDLLRAFREERRSLIIVEHKVDRVLPYVDRVILVNNGKIELDIHKDEIIEYSDKLSSEGIEIPEHYLHLKKLGATKIDEELLKGYKHTIPSRRDGGDEVFYAKVKVYTKEGMRIVDTELRLKGGQIVALMGRNGAGKSTLLKAIAGLLDRKLKSDVRIFVNSEDISKKHIIERGKYVAYLPQNFDLIFVKRKVKDEITFTMKNHKVYSEDKLNHFLKIFSLEKIKEEDPLILSMGQRRRVAMASVLASGAKIILMDEPTSGQDWYHREMLGKELLTLREMGYTILVVTHDSRFVDKFCDLIYIMSNGEVVKIGKPDELFMSEGIEDLGIYPPTEYEVMRNHSH, encoded by the coding sequence ATGAAATTTGTAGAAGTTAAAAATCTTTCAATAACGTATCTAGGTAACATAAGGCCTAGTCTGACTGTAGATCATTTAGAAATAGAGGAAGGAGAAGCTGTATTAATAGTAGGAAGATCAGGCTCTGGGAAATCAACCTTAGTAAATGCTATAAACGGGGTTATTCCCCACTTAATACGCGCTGAGGAAAAGGGAGAAGTAGTAGTTTTTGGAAACGATGTTAAAACTACTCCAATTCACAAAATGAGTAAGTATGTTGGAACTCTACTGCAAGACCCAGAAAGTCAAGTTTTTAATTATAAGGTTATAGATGAAGTAGCTTTTGGACCAGAGAACTTGATGTATCCACCTATGGAAATTAAGGAAAGGGTTTACAAATCGTTAAAAGTAACTGGTATTACTCACTTAGCTGAGAGAGAGATAAGTAAATTATCCGGTGGGGAATTACAGAGGACAGTTCTAGCATCAATCCTAGCTTTAGATCCCAAAGCACTAATCCTAGATGAGCCAACTTCAAATATTGACCCAGAAGGGACTAAACAAGTTTTCGATTTATTAAGGGCATTTAGAGAGGAGAGGAGGAGTCTGATAATTGTAGAACACAAGGTAGACAGAGTTTTGCCATATGTCGATAGGGTCATCCTAGTTAACAATGGTAAAATAGAATTAGATATTCATAAAGATGAAATAATAGAATATTCTGATAAACTTTCAAGCGAAGGCATAGAAATTCCAGAGCATTACTTACATTTGAAGAAGCTTGGGGCAACGAAGATTGATGAGGAATTATTAAAGGGGTACAAGCATACTATCCCATCTAGGAGAGATGGAGGAGATGAGGTATTTTACGCTAAGGTTAAGGTCTACACTAAGGAAGGGATGAGAATAGTTGACACTGAGTTGAGGTTAAAAGGTGGTCAGATAGTAGCATTAATGGGAAGGAATGGGGCTGGGAAGAGCACTTTACTGAAGGCAATTGCGGGGTTATTGGATAGGAAGTTGAAGAGCGATGTAAGGATTTTTGTCAATAGTGAGGATATCAGCAAAAAGCATATAATAGAAAGGGGTAAATACGTAGCTTACTTACCTCAAAACTTCGATCTAATATTCGTGAAGAGAAAGGTTAAGGATGAAATTACTTTTACAATGAAGAATCACAAGGTTTACTCTGAAGATAAGCTTAATCATTTCTTGAAGATATTTTCATTGGAGAAGATAAAGGAGGAAGATCCCCTAATCTTGTCTATGGGGCAGAGGAGAAGAGTTGCCATGGCTTCTGTTTTAGCTTCTGGAGCTAAGATTATATTGATGGATGAACCGACTAGTGGTCAAGATTGGTATCATAGAGAAATGTTGGGCAAAGAGCTTTTAACGTTAAGAGAGATGGGTTATACTATACTTGTTGTAACTCATGATTCAAGATTTGTTGACAAATTCTGCGACTTAATATACATTATGAGCAATGGCGAAGTTGTAAAAATTGGCAAACCAGATGAGCTTTTCATGAGTGAAGGAATAGAGGATTTAGGCATTTATCCGCCTACAGAGTATGAGGTGATGAGAAATCATAGCCATTAA